In Chlorobiota bacterium, the sequence TGACTCATTCCGATACCGTTGTCGCTGATCTCGATGGCAAGGCTGTCGGCAGCTTCGCGGACCCGCACTTGGATCAGCCCATCGGCGCGGCTTCCGATTGCCTGCCAGGCGTTGTCAATCACATTCCGCACGGCCACCGTCAACTGCGGAACATCTATCATCGCCCGGAAGTTTTCCCCGGTGGTTGTGCACTCAATCCTGACGTTTTGGGGAACCGTGTCGGCAAGGTCCTGCAGCAGGGAGGTGATAAGCAGTGCAAGGTCGGCCCAGTTGCGGTTCAGCGATTCGGTGCGGGCCACCGTCAGAAGGTCGTCCACAATCTCACGCAGCCGCCGCGATTGCCGGACGATCCGCTGCGTGGACCTCATCATCTCATAATCATGCCCGTTCGAGGCCAATTTTTGGTGGAGCGATTCGGCGGTCAGCGTCACCGAGCCGAGCGGGGTTTTCATCTCGTGGGCAATGTGGTGCGCCACCGAGGCCCAGTTCACCAGCCGCTCTTGCTCAAGGGTGCGGGTAACGTCTTCCATCAGCAGCAGATAGCCAGCCGGCGCGCCAAACCGCCCGTACAGCGGGCGCCCCCGCAGGCTAACGGCGCGGATATCACCTTCGCGCCGCAGGTCCATTTTCAGCTCGAACGATTCCCCTTCCTGGAACAGCCGCCGCAGCAACGGCATCAGCCCGTTCCATTCCGCGCCGCGAACGTACTCGCTGACGTGCCGGCCCAGCGGGATGTAGCGGTCCACCTCCAGCATCCCCCGCGCCGAGTCGTTCAGGTGGCTAACCCGCTGCGAGCGGGAAAGGACGATCACGCCGCCAGAGTTCGGAATCCTGACAAGGTTGCGGTACAGGTTTCTGGCGAACAGATACCGCCGCACAACCAGCACCAGCCCGGCCAACACCGCAAGGCTTATCGCTGCCGGTATCAGCCATTGCCAATGCCGCGCAAACCAACCCGGAAGCGTAAGGTCCACCGCCAGCAAACGCGAGCCTTCGGCGGAGGAGAGAAGGAGTTGGCCAGAAGGAAGGATTGCCAGCGAAGCTGCGTTGGCCCCGCCCGATGGTCCAACGGCCACAAGCCGCATGGTGCTGTCGTAAAAGGCTGCGCTGTCGGTCCCAACAAGGGCGATAATGCCCCCAGCTTGGGCAACGCTGCGGAATGGTTGGGAGAGCGGCCATTCGATTTCCGACGGCGTTGCGGCGGGGGAAAGGGGGAAGGCCAGCGGGCGCGGATAGGCCGCGATGATTGCCGCCGGAATTGCCACCCCGCCAACATCAATCTGGGCCACGCCGGCCGGGATTGTTGGAAGCGTGATGGTCCCATTTACCACCAGCAGTTCAGCATCAAAAAGAATGGCGCGGCTTGACGTTCCGCTTTGGATCAGCACCACTTCCCCAGCCCCAGCCCGCACCAGCCGGACGCTTCCGCCAGCAAATGGAAGCCTTGTGGAAATTGGTGCGGCGGTGTCCCCGGGAACAATGGTGGAAAGGAGAAGTTCATCGCCATCGCGCTGGGCCACAACCAGCCGCGAAGTGTCGCCCACGGTGGCCCGGGAAATCTCAATCGCGTCCAAAACCTCTCCGTGGCGAAGCGGCTCCACCCGCCCCCCGGCCACCGACACCAACGCGGAATCCCCAACCGCAAACTCTCCCCCGGGTAGAAATCGTGTGCAGCGTGGGATGGAGGTCCGTTGCAGCAATCGTATCTCCAACTTCCCTTTCACCTTCAAGGAAGCAAGCATCGTGCGGCCCGACTCCTCGGCCAGCAGCAGCACGGTATCGGCAGCGGAGGAAGGGGGAAGGTGCAGGTCGTGGATTGCCAACAGGGAGTAGGTGGTTTCAAGCGGGCGGAGGGAGTCGTTGTAGCTGGTAAGCTGGGTGCGCCCGAACGTTTGGGCAATCCCCAAATATCCGCTTGGAATCTTCCAAAGCCGCTCGGCAGAATTGGCGGGGGAAAGCACCGCCGCCGGGGTGTGCTGGCCGATTGCCGGCAACGGAAACAGAACGGCCGCAACGCCCAACCACAGCAACCACACCCGCAACGCCCGCATCGCCAAGCGGGGAGTAAGCAACGGAAGCCATGCGTTTGGTTGGTTCATGCTAAGCGTTCGCGAACGTGAGGGAAGGAGAGAGAGAGAGAGCAGAGAAAGGGGTGTGTGTGTGATGGACCGCGCAAGGGAACGGAGCAACCTTTATGGCTGGGCATTGGGCTGGTCCGCCGTTGCGGCAACAACCGTTGCCACCGCATACGCCGCAACCCCTTCGCCGGCTCCAATCGGCCCCAAGCCTTCGTGGGTAGTGGCTTTCACGGAGACGCGTTGGATGCTGATGCCAAGCGTGGCCGCGATTGTTTCCCGCATCTGCTCACGGAACGGGGCGATTTTTGGGCGTTCCAGCAGCACCATGCAATCAACATTGTTGGGGCGCAGCTGCTGCCCCCGTAACAACGCCACAACGGCTGCAAGAAGTTCCACCGAGTTGGCCCCGCTCCAGCGTGGATCGGTATCGGGGAAGTGGCGGCCAATGTCCCCCAGGGCTGCCGCGCCAAGCAAGGCATCGCACAGCGCGTGCAGGATCACATCGCCGTCGGAGTGGGCAATTGGACCGGCGGGGGCATCGGGGATATCCACCCCGCCCAGCCGCAACGGGCGGCCCGCTTCCAACCGGTGAACGTCGTATCCAAAACCAGAAAGCATGGGGAAGAAGAATCGCGTGGAATGTTGGCGCGGCTACCGGCGGACTTTCACGAACCACAGTTCGCTGAGCGACAGCTCGACCGAGAGTTTCCCGAAGGCTTCGCGGGTTAGGCCGTTGTCGGTGGTCCCGCGTGTGCCGAACTGAAGCGCGATGTCCATTGCTGGGTTGGCGTTCAACCGGTTGTAGGCCGCAAGCGGGAACCCAACGCCAAGCGTAAACCCAAGCTGCGTGATAGCTCCGTTGGAGGTCAGGTAGTAGGTGTCCTCGTACAACGCCCCCACCCGAAAGGTCCAGCGGTCCAACCCTTCGGCGTTGATGGATTCGCTGGCAGCGTATTGGTAGGCCACCCCGTAGCGTGTTGCCGATGTTGCGGTTGGCATCGCGGCGCTGCTCCAATCTTGCAGGCTGACCTCGGTGCCCAGGGTGCTGCGGCCCATCCGGTACGACGCGCCAACGGTTAGCCGTTGCGGGACGGTAAGGTCCGCGGTGTCGGTGGCGGTGGTGTCAATCACTTGCCCGGCGGCATCAAGGTAGTTGTTGATCAGAAGTCGGGTGCGGCTTAGCGTCACGCCAGATTGCAGGGTTGCGCCAAGCTGCAACCCTTCCGCCGGGCGAACCTGCACGCCAAACCGTCCGCCAACCCCGCGATATTGGTCGCTGGTGAGGTAGGTGGCGGGGTTCAGCCCGGTGTTGTCGAACGCCACGTTGCTGCGGCTTTCAATCGCCCCAAAGTACCAATCCACCCCGGCTCCAATGGTCAGTTGTTCAATCGGTTTGAAGGAGCTTCCAATCACCGCCTGCGACACTCCCCCCGAGCCTTGTTTGGTGGTGGTTGCAATGGCGGTGTCGGTTCCGGCAAGCGGGACCCGTTGGGTAAGTTGCGAGCGATAGTTCACCGTGGAGTATGGCCGGAAGAGCATCGCCGCCGTCACCCCGTACGCTTCCGAAAAAGGGAAGCCAATGGAGAATCCTTGCAACCTGGTGCTGTTTTGATAGAGCGATTGCGTGGCGGTGGAGACCTGGTACTGCTCAAAGTTCATCCCCGCTGCCAGCGTCACCGAACGGAGATCGGCCCAGCCGGCGGGGTTTAGGGAGTTCAGGTTCCCGGGCATTGGCATTGCCGATTCCACGCCGGCAAGCCCTTGCCCCGCAACGGAGGTGCTGGGCTGAAGGTCGCCAATGTTCAGGCTGCTGTAGGTGCTTCCGCCGCTGGTTTGTGCCAGTGCTGGAGCCAATCCCACCCCGCCCAACACAACCACAACGGCCAGCAATTGCATGATTCGTAGGTTCATCGTGATGCCTGGGTTGAGTAGGTGATGGTGACCGTTGGGCGAAGCGACGGGTCCGCAGCATCGTTCCCAAAAAAGACCAAGCGATCCACGCTGCTGGCCTCGGTATTGGAGGAGAGCACGCCCCGGTCCAGCCCCAGAACCAAACCATAATTTGGCGACCCTCCGGTCCCGCGAATGGCCTGCAGCCACTCGGTGAGTAACGGGGCCATTCCAACGTAGCGGAATTGGTCGGTGAAGTTGACGGAATCTTGCGCGATGCGGTATCCTGTCAGCCGCAATTTTGTGTTGGCAAGGTAGGTGCTTTGGCTCAGCGTGGCCACATCCCCCAAGTAACCAACCATCCGAGTGGTTGCGCCAACGCTGCCGTAGCGGGAGTTAGCGGTGTCAATCCGCAATTCCAGTTTGGTTTGGTGGATGGTGGCGGTGGCAGGGATGGAGTCCAGCCGCAATTTCAGAAGCGTGCGGACCGGAGCGCCGCCGGCAAGGGTGATTTTGCTCGCGCCAATCGGAAGCGATGCCGGATATTTTGCCACCCAGTTGGAAACCCCTGCGCGCACCGTGTGGCTGGTGTCGGCAAAGGTGATCTTCAGCGTTGGGCGGAGCGTGTCCAGCGATGCGGTGCTGGTTGCACCCAGGAAGGAGACGATCCGGTGGCCATCGCCGCGTGCCCGCAGTGCCAGCGTTTTCACGATGAAGATGGTATCGGTGGGGGTGGTGCTGTTCGGGCGAATCTGGTAATAGCTTCGCAGAAAGTCGGTTGCGGCGGCAAGGTTCAGCTCAAAGTTGATCACCGTCGAGTCTGGATAGTTCCCGCTGAAGCTGCCGATAACCGGGGCCGATGCAATGCGCGCGGCCAGCAGATCGCTCCACTGCTCGTTGGGTCCGAAGGTGCTGTCCAACGCCACAACATCAAAACTGATCTCCCGCCCCGAGTCGCGGGTGGAGCGGTAGTTTAGCGGGCGCATCTGAAGCTCCACTTTGGTGATCTGCCGCGCAGCATCTTTGAACAGCGGCGAGGTCTCCGTCACCGACAGAAGGCCATGAGCCACGGTCCCATCGTCATCCCGGCCAACCAGCACCGCAGCGTTTCCGTTGGATGAGCTGTTGGAGACCGCAGCAAGGTCGCTGGTCACCTCAATCTCCTCCGGATGCAGGGTGTAGGTGGTGAACTGGACGTTGTTCGGGATATAGTCATCGCCAATGGTTGTGGGGTTGTCGTTGCAGGCACCAACAAGCAGTGCCAGCAGCATCCCCGCCAGCGGCGGAAGGATCGTGTGAATGGTTCGTAGGTTCATGCGGTCAATCTAAAATCGCCATCGTGCTGTGGCAAGGGGGAAAACGGGAATCGCCCGGGGGAGCAATCGTCCCCAACGCTCCCGCTCCGTTGCGGCGGAGCCATTGGCCCTGTTATCCCTTCCGGTACAGGTTGTTGACGTACTCTTCGGCCGAGGCTTTCCAGGAGTTGTCAATGGCCATGATCGCTTTCACCAGGTTTTCCCATTGCTCTTCCATGCGGAACAGCTCAATCACTTTCTGGAGGGTTGCCACCAACCCTTCGGTGGTTAGGTCCTCGATAAAAAAGCCGTTGCCCGATTCCTTCTTTGGGTTGTACTCCTCGATCGTGTCCAGCAATCCGCCGGTTTTGGCCACCACGGGAACGGCCCCGTAGGCTTGGGCGTACAGCTGGTTCAGCCCGCACGGCTCGAACCGCGACGGCATCAAGATTCCGTCGCTTCCGGCCTGGACCAAGTGGGCCAACTCTTCGTCGTACCCGTGGAAAAAGCCGATGTTCTTGTATTTCTTGGAGGCCCGGGTCAGCACCGTTTCGTACTTCTTCTCCCCTTCCCCCATAAAAACAAATTGCGCGGGAAGCGCGGCCAATTTGTCAATGGATTCGCAGATCAGGTCGTAGCCTTTTTGCTCAACCAACCGGGCGATCATCCCAAAGATTGGGGTGTCCAAGTCGGCATCCATTGCGAAGCGGTTTCCGAGCGAGGTCTTATTCTCGAACTTCGCTTCCAAGTTGGCGGCGGTGTATTTCTCGGAGATCAGTTTATCGGTGGCGGGGTTCCAGACCTCGGTGTCAACGCCGTTGACGATCCCCCACAGTTTCTCCCGATGCTTCTTCACCACGCTTTCCAGCCCGCAACCATACTCCGAAGTCATAATTTCCTTTGCATACCGTGGCGAAACGGTGTTGACGGCATCGGCGTACGTAATTCCGGCTTTCAGGAAGTTGGTTTTTCCGGCGTGCTCCATTGCTGGGGCAAGGTGCGCCGGCAATCCGGTTTTGGCGAACACGCCGGCGGGGAACACCCCCTGATATGCCATGTTGTGGATGGTCAGCAAGGTGCGGGTGTGGGCGAACATCGGGTCCTTGCCGTACATCTCCTTCAAGAACATTGGGATCAGCGCCGTTTGCCAGTCGTTGCAGTGGATGACATCGGGTCGCCAGCCCAGCCGCAAGCAGGTTTCCAACGCAGCTTTTGCAAAGAAGATGAAGCGTTCGTCGTTGTTGGCAAAATCCTTCCCGGTCTTCGGGTCGGTGTAGATTCCTTTCAGCGGCTCCAAATACTTGTCGTTGGTGACAAGATAGACCTGTACTTTTGCACGGGCATTAACAACCTGCGAGCTTTTTACAACCGCGATGGTCTCCTCCCCGGCAACCTCCATCGGAATCTCTTTCAGCCGCTTAATCTCATGGATTCGGTTCCTACGTTCGGAAACGGAGCCATATTTGGGGATAATCAGCCGGACGTCGTGGCCAAGCTCGGTCAATGCCAACGGAAGTGCCGCGCTGACATCGGCCAGCCCGCCGGTCTTTGCGAACGGCAGAACCTCGCTGGTAATAAATAGGATACTAAGGCTTTTTGCCATGTGTGAATGCGGGAAGGAAAAGGGAAGTTCTTTTGCGAAACGGGCAAATATACGGAATGCCCGTGGGTGGGCATGGCGGTTTGGTGGCGCGGAAACGTTAGTTTTTGCTATCCAATCGGTGGCGGCGTGGTGCGTGCGGCGCGGATCACAGCCGCAGGGAAATTCCCCGGGAGCGGTTCCTTCCTTGATCGAATACCCATAATTTTTTCCAATCTGACGTACCATGAGCAACGTTCGCGAACACCTTGCCAGCTCCATTTTTCCCCGGCTGAATTGCCGCCCTTTTCTGCAGGATGCTGAGTATTCCGCCACGATTCGGGGGCTGGTTCGCGATGGAGTGGTGGGGGGATTTGTGCTGTTCGACGGCAGCGCAAGCGATGCCCGCGAAACCGCACAGCAGGTCCAAGAGCTTGCCGGCGGGACACTGCTGCTTGCCGCCGATTGCGAGGACGGCATCACCATGCGGTTCCCGGGCGGAACGGAGTTCCCCAGCATGATGGCCCTGGGCGCGGCCAACGATGTTTCGGTAACCTACACCGTTGCCCAAAGCATCGCCGACGAGATGCGGGAGTTAGGGGTCTTCTGGAATTTTGCCCCCGTGGCCGACATCAACACCAATCCCGACAACCCGATCATCAACATCCGCGCTTTTGGCGGAACGCCGAAACTGGTGGAGGAACACGTGGTGGCCTATCTGCGCGGGACCCAGGACCGCGGGGTTGCCGCCTGCGTGAAGCACTTCCCGGGCCACGGCGACACCTCGCTGGACTCCCACCGCGAACTCCCCTCGCTCCCGTTCGATGCAAAACGATTGTGGGAAGTGGAGCTTCGGCCCTTTGCCGAGGCGGTCCGCTGCGGGGTGCGCTCGGTCATGTCGTCGCACGTGGCGGTTCCGGCACTGGATCCATCGGGCGTGCCGGCATCGCTTTCGCCAATCCTGACGGAGCGATTGCTGCGGGGCGAGCTTGGTTACGACGGCATCATCGTCACCGACGCGCTGGATATGCACGCGGTCACGAAAGGGTGGGGCGACGGCGAGGCCTCGGTGCTGGCGTACCTTGCTGGGAACGATGTGCTGGAGACAATGCCGAACCCCCGCGCAACCCTTGAAGCCTTGTGCCGCGCCGCCGAATCGGGCCGCATCACCCCAAAACGGATTGCGCAAACCACCGAACGCCTTGCCAGCTTGCGGGAATGGATCCAAAGCAAAGCCAGCGCGCCCCGCTCAACGCCGCAGTCGCGGGGGCTGTTTGCGTTGGAGGCTGCGCGGCGTTCGCTTCGGGTTCGGGGTGAGTTTTCCCACCCGGGCGCGCCGCTGTTCGTGCTTGGGTTCACCGACGCGCTGGAGAATCCGAAGCCGGAAGAATGGTTCCTCTATTTCTCAAGCTGGTATCCCGAGGATGCCGACGTTGCAGTGGTGACGCGGGAGGTTAGCGCGGCGGACCGGGCAGAGATCAGGAAGAAGATGGAGGTTTCCGGCGGGCTGCTGCTGGCGTTGTTCGTGAAGCCACGCGGCTACGCCGGAACCGTTGGGTTAAGCGATGACCAGATGGAGTTGCTTCGGGACCTTCCGCTGCGGCCCACGGCGTTAATCAACTTTGGCAATCCCTACCTGCTGACCGATCTAGACACCACGCTTCGGATGGATGCTTTTTCGGCATCCTCCCCCAGCCTTGCTGCTTCCATCGAATACCTCTCCCGCGCCTACAGCGACCTTCGCCCGCACCGGTAGCCACCCCGACCTTCGTCGGGATTGATAACAGGTCTTCAGCCTGTGGCGACTGCGCAGGCTAAAGACCTGCGCCTACCCCGATTCAGGTCTGCGCAGGCTAAAGACCTGCGCCTACCGTGACTCAGGTCTTTAGCTGGCAGGGAATGGCGGTAACATCAGATAACAGGTCGTTGGTTGGTTGTGAGCTACTTTTGTGGCAGTTATCAACTTCCTAACCAACAACCACAAGCATCATCAATCGCATGGCAAAGAAGCTCAAAGAGTACGCCCCAACCACCTATCAAGATTTCAGCAAACCCGCCGTCGCAAAAAAGCAGCAGCAGGCAATCGCCGATGTTCGGAAGAAGTTCGGCAAGCAATACCCGCTGATTATTGACGGCAAAAAAGTGATGACCGCGAACACGCATCCTTCGGTCAATCCGGCAGCAATCACCGAGGTTTTGGGCAACTTCTCGATGGCCACCAAGGACCACGCCGAAGCCGCAATCCAAGCCGCAGCAAAAGCGTTCGAGAAATGGAAGAACGTGCCCGCCGAGGAACGCGCCGCCTACCTGTTCAAGGCCGCCGAAGTGATCCGCCAGCGCCGCAACGAAATCAACGCGTGGATGATTAGCGAGGTGGGGAAAAACTACCTTGAAGCCGATGCCGACACCGCCGAAGCCATTGATTTCTTGGAGTTCTACGGGCGCGAGATGCTTCGCTACGGCGGACCGCAACCGGTTACGCCAAACCCTGGGGAGCAGAACCACTTGGTCTATCTTCCGCTGGGCGTGGGCGCGGTTATTCCCCCGTGGAATTTCCCCTTCGCCATTCTTGTGGGGATGACCTCGGCAGCGATCGTCACCGGCAACACCGTGGTGCTGAAACCCAGCAGCGACTCCCCGATGATGGGTTGGCTGTTCGTGGAAATCTTGAACTCGCTGGGCTTGCCGAAAGGGGTCGTAAACTTTATCCCTGGCGATGGTGGTGAGATTGGCGATTACATCGTGGACCACTCACAGATCCGTTTCATCAGCTTTACCGGATCGGCTGGCGTTGGCAAACGAATCTACGAACGTGCAAGCCGCACCCCCGACAACCAACTGTGGCTGAAACGTGTGGTGGCCGAGATGGGGGGGAAGGATGCGATTATCGTGGATAGCGAAGCGGACCTTGAAGATGCCGCCAACGGCGTTGTTGCCGCCGCGTTCGGGTTCCAGGGGCAGAAATGCTCCGCCTGCTCGCGTGCCATTGTGGACCGGAAGGTGTACGACCAATTTGTCCAGATGGTGAAAGAACGGGTGGAGAAGATTGAGGTTGGCGACCCGAAGGAGAACAAAGCGATGGGACCGGTGGTAAGCCAGCGCGCATTCAACACCATCCAGAAGTATATCGAGATTGGGAAGGGAGAAGGGAAACTGGTGACCGGAGGGGGCATTGTGGAAGGTGCGGCGGGGTGGTATATCCAACCAACGGTGATTGCGGGGGTGAAGGCCGGCGCAACGATTGAGCAAGAAGAAATTTTTGGCCCGGTGCTGGCCATCATCAAATCCCGCGACTTCAACGACGCATTGAAGATTGCCAACGGGACCAAGTACGGCCTGACCGGTGCGGTCTATACCGAAAACAAGGAGAAGCTGGCGCGTGCCGCCGATGAGTTCTTTGTGGGCAACCTCTATCTGAACCGCAAATGCACCGGGGCGTTGGTGGGTGTGCATCCGTTTGGCGGCTTCAACCTTAGCGGAACCGACAGCAAGGCCGGCGGGCGCGATTACTTGCTGCTGTTCCTGCAAGCCAAGTCAATCGCCACAAAGGTGAAAGCCACGGGGCAGGCAAAGAAGGCAGCTGCAAAAAAATCCGCAGCGAAGAAGCCCGCCGCTGCCAAGAAATAACCGAGCCACGATTGCCGGAGCAATCAAGCATTCAGAAAGGCCCTGCACATTCTGTGCGGAGCCTTTTTTTATGGCTTGCGGCGGCTTGTAACCTCCCACGGCTGCATATTGTTCTTCCTTCGGTCCTCAATCATTCAAACGGAGTTTTTTCCATGAAACGAATTTGCCACTGGGTCCCCGTTGCTGTTGCCATGCTGGTTGCTCCGGCGGTGGTGATGTCGCAGGCCATTACCACCCGCGGCATCATCCGCGAAAAGCTGAAAGTGCTGCCGGAACAGGTGAAAGAGTCGCCCCAGGCGGAACAGCCAAATGGCCTGGAGGAGATTCTTCGGAAGTTTCTATCATCAGAGGCCGAGCTAACGGTCAGCAAGGATAGCGCGCCGGAGTCGGAGGTTCACGCGGCGATTAACCCAACCGACAGCAACAACATTGTGGTCTCACCCATTCGGTACGCGGCCCAGAGTTTTACCACGCCGATCTACTACACCAAGGACTTCGGCAAGACGTGGAAGAAAAGCAGCTACAACCCCGCCCCAGCCGAAACCGGAACAACAGTGATTGGCGGCGGCGACCCCATCTTCGCCTTCGATGCCGATGGGAAGCTGTACTACTCATGGATTAACCTCTACGTTGTCGGTTTTGATTTCAGCAATCTCCGGTGGGCACTCTCCTGGGCATACTCCAACGATGGT encodes:
- the pruA gene encoding L-glutamate gamma-semialdehyde dehydrogenase; protein product: MAKKLKEYAPTTYQDFSKPAVAKKQQQAIADVRKKFGKQYPLIIDGKKVMTANTHPSVNPAAITEVLGNFSMATKDHAEAAIQAAAKAFEKWKNVPAEERAAYLFKAAEVIRQRRNEINAWMISEVGKNYLEADADTAEAIDFLEFYGREMLRYGGPQPVTPNPGEQNHLVYLPLGVGAVIPPWNFPFAILVGMTSAAIVTGNTVVLKPSSDSPMMGWLFVEILNSLGLPKGVVNFIPGDGGEIGDYIVDHSQIRFISFTGSAGVGKRIYERASRTPDNQLWLKRVVAEMGGKDAIIVDSEADLEDAANGVVAAAFGFQGQKCSACSRAIVDRKVYDQFVQMVKERVEKIEVGDPKENKAMGPVVSQRAFNTIQKYIEIGKGEGKLVTGGGIVEGAAGWYIQPTVIAGVKAGATIEQEEIFGPVLAIIKSRDFNDALKIANGTKYGLTGAVYTENKEKLARAADEFFVGNLYLNRKCTGALVGVHPFGGFNLSGTDSKAGGRDYLLLFLQAKSIATKVKATGQAKKAAAKKSAAKKPAAAKK
- a CDS encoding 2-C-methyl-D-erythritol 2,4-cyclodiphosphate synthase; translation: MLSGFGYDVHRLEAGRPLRLGGVDIPDAPAGPIAHSDGDVILHALCDALLGAAALGDIGRHFPDTDPRWSGANSVELLAAVVALLRGQQLRPNNVDCMVLLERPKIAPFREQMRETIAATLGISIQRVSVKATTHEGLGPIGAGEGVAAYAVATVVAATADQPNAQP
- a CDS encoding PAS domain-containing protein, translating into MNQPNAWLPLLTPRLAMRALRVWLLWLGVAAVLFPLPAIGQHTPAAVLSPANSAERLWKIPSGYLGIAQTFGRTQLTSYNDSLRPLETTYSLLAIHDLHLPPSSAADTVLLLAEESGRTMLASLKVKGKLEIRLLQRTSIPRCTRFLPGGEFAVGDSALVSVAGGRVEPLRHGEVLDAIEISRATVGDTSRLVVAQRDGDELLLSTIVPGDTAAPISTRLPFAGGSVRLVRAGAGEVVLIQSGTSSRAILFDAELLVVNGTITLPTIPAGVAQIDVGGVAIPAAIIAAYPRPLAFPLSPAATPSEIEWPLSQPFRSVAQAGGIIALVGTDSAAFYDSTMRLVAVGPSGGANAASLAILPSGQLLLSSAEGSRLLAVDLTLPGWFARHWQWLIPAAISLAVLAGLVLVVRRYLFARNLYRNLVRIPNSGGVIVLSRSQRVSHLNDSARGMLEVDRYIPLGRHVSEYVRGAEWNGLMPLLRRLFQEGESFELKMDLRREGDIRAVSLRGRPLYGRFGAPAGYLLLMEDVTRTLEQERLVNWASVAHHIAHEMKTPLGSVTLTAESLHQKLASNGHDYEMMRSTQRIVRQSRRLREIVDDLLTVARTESLNRNWADLALLITSLLQDLADTVPQNVRIECTTTGENFRAMIDVPQLTVAVRNVIDNAWQAIGSRADGLIQVRVREAADSLAIEISDNGIGMSQGTMEQLFQPFYTERPGGSGIGTVILKRVVEGHGGSVQVESRQGHGSRFILQLPRT
- the glgA gene encoding glycogen synthase GlgA, yielding MAKSLSILFITSEVLPFAKTGGLADVSAALPLALTELGHDVRLIIPKYGSVSERRNRIHEIKRLKEIPMEVAGEETIAVVKSSQVVNARAKVQVYLVTNDKYLEPLKGIYTDPKTGKDFANNDERFIFFAKAALETCLRLGWRPDVIHCNDWQTALIPMFLKEMYGKDPMFAHTRTLLTIHNMAYQGVFPAGVFAKTGLPAHLAPAMEHAGKTNFLKAGITYADAVNTVSPRYAKEIMTSEYGCGLESVVKKHREKLWGIVNGVDTEVWNPATDKLISEKYTAANLEAKFENKTSLGNRFAMDADLDTPIFGMIARLVEQKGYDLICESIDKLAALPAQFVFMGEGEKKYETVLTRASKKYKNIGFFHGYDEELAHLVQAGSDGILMPSRFEPCGLNQLYAQAYGAVPVVAKTGGLLDTIEEYNPKKESGNGFFIEDLTTEGLVATLQKVIELFRMEEQWENLVKAIMAIDNSWKASAEEYVNNLYRKG